Proteins encoded by one window of Musa acuminata AAA Group cultivar baxijiao chromosome BXJ2-9, Cavendish_Baxijiao_AAA, whole genome shotgun sequence:
- the LOC135622607 gene encoding receptor-like protein kinase HSL1 produces the protein MAARTTREVSFFLLSFLSLCFALRAASQTLSDDEKRILLQIKREWRDQPVLATWNDTTTSSYCAWTGVGCATDGSVVNITLSGQATPKISQPIPNSLCSLRNLTYLDLSYNNIPGSFPTSLYDCSSLRYLDLSQNRFVGVIPDDVDRLSPLLTHLDLSSNNFSGDVPPAISRFPAIQQLVLNSNLFNGSFPAEIGNLSRLQTLVLAYNPFAPSRIPPEFGNLTQLVFLWMTSANLVGEIPPSFSKLEALVQLDLSENSLTGTIPAGIWALQNLDYLYLHKNNLSGPITIDGTIGALGLEGIDVSMNQINGSIPKDFGKLLNLSVLFMYYNRLSGEIPASIGLLPLLYDLRLFNNGLTGVLPPELGKHCPLWNIEVDDNKIFGELPDGLCNGGALTSIVVFNNNMSGKIPPSLGSCSTLDNIQVQSNSFSGEVPDGIWSAVNLTTMIMRDNAFSGGLPDELPWNLTRLDIKNNRFSGQVPSSAGNLVVFLASNNMFSGNLPSTLTGLSRLQSLSLEGNMITGTIPSDLSVLKSLVDLNLSHNQLTGHIPVAIGSLPVLTSLDLSANELSGSIPTAMANLKLNFLNLSSNQLSGEIPAALQSPANEQSFLSNPSLCAANSKLNVPACRRGSSGGLSRGLRILFFVLGGLVFLMALAFSVFVYRDHKKRSNGSDPAVWNVTSFQSVDFTESNIMRGIKEENLIGSGGSGNVYKVDLGNRAGETVAVKKIWSSRKLDSKLEKQFQSEVKFLGSIRHKNIIKLRCCISSPDAKLLVYEYMGNGSLDRWLHGKRAAPLHWSTRLEIAVGSARGLCYLHHDCSPPIIHRDVKSSNILLDMEFNAKIADFGLARMLVKPGQLDTVSVIAGSFGYMAPECGYSRRLNEKVDVYSFGVVLLELTTGRRANNEGEQCNLAEWAWKQIQEGANLSDAVDPAIKDSPQMDDITKVFKLGLRCTESSPSRRPSMKDVLQVLMRCNRPRGDDCKPCAERDVAPLLSSKTSSRRKGSPDDGDENSLACNV, from the exons ATGGCGGCCAGAACCACACGTGAAGtctctttcttcctcctttccTTTCTCTCCCTCTGCTTCGCACTCAGAGCCGCATCACAAACACTATCCGACGACGAGAAGCGAATCCTCCTGCAGATCAAGAGGGAATGGCGAGACCAACCCGTTCTCGCCACTTGGAACGACACAACCACCTCCTCCTATTGCGCCTGGACGGGAGTCGGCTGCGCCACCGATGGCTCCGTCGTCAATATCACGCTCTCCGGCCAGGCGACCCCAAAGATCTCGCAACCGATCCCCAATTCCCTCTGCAGCCTCAGGAACCTGACCTACCTCGACCTCAGTTACAACAACATCCCCGGCTCCTTCCCCACCTCCCTATACGACTGCTCCAGCCTCCGGTACCTTGATCTATCTCAGAACCGCTTCGTCGGCGTGATCCCCGACGACGTCGACCGCCTCTCGCCCCTGCTCACGCACCTCGATCTCTCCTCCAACAACTTCTCCGGCGACGTCCCTCCCGCCATCAGCCGGTTCCCGGCGATCCAACAATTAGTCCTCAACAGCAACCTTTTCAACGGAAGCTTCCCGGCGGAGATCGGCAACCTCTCCCGTCTCCAGACACTCGTGCTCGCCTACAACCCTTTTGCTCCCAGCAGAATTCCGCCCGAGTTCGGTAACTTGACTCAGCTGGTCTTCCTGTGGATGACCAGTGCTAATCTTGTCGGCGAGATACCACCTTCGTTCTCGAAACTGGAAGCGTTGGTGCAGTTGGACTTGTCGGAGAACTCGCTCACTGGAACGATCCCCGCCGGAATCTGGGCGCTCCAGAATCTGGACTACTTGTATCTACACAAGAATAACTTATCCGGGCCGATCACGATTGATGGGACCATCGGAGCTCTAGGCCTGGAAGGGATTGATGTATCGATGAATCAGATCAATGGGTCGATCCCGAAagactttggcaagctcctgaacctgtctgtcctcttcatgtactacAACCGGTTATCTGGCGAGATACCGGCGAGCATCGGCCTCCTGCCGTTACTGTACGATCTCCGGCTGTTCAACAACGGCTTAACCGGCGTCTTGCCACCGGAATTGGGCAAGCACTGTCCTTTGTGGAACATCGAGGTCGACGACAACAAGATCTTCGGTGAGCTACCGGACGGCCTTTGCAATGGTGGCGCCTTGACCTCCATCGTGGTCTTCAACAACAACATGAGCGGAAAGATACCGCCGTCCCTCGGTAGCTGTTCAACGCTCGACAACATTCAGGTACAGAGCAACAGTTTCTCCGGCGAGGTGCCCGATGGGATCTGGTCGGCGGTGAATTTGACGACCATGATCATGAGGGATAACGCCTTCTCCGGCGGCCTCCCGGACGAGCTTCCCTGGAACCTGACGCGGTTAGATATCAAGAACAATCGATTCAGCGGCCAAGTCCCGTCCTCGGCGGGCAACTTGGTGGTGTTCTTGGCGAGTAACAACATGTTCTCCGGCAACCTCCCGTCGACCCTAACAGGACTCTCGCGGCTGCAGTCCCTCTCTCTGGAAGGCAATATGATCACCGGAACGATCCCGTCGGATTTGTCAGTGCTGAAGTCGCTCGTGGATCTCAATCTTAGCCACAACCAGCTGACCGGACACATCCCGGTGGCGATCGGGTCGCTGCCGGTGCTGACCTCGCTCGACCTATCGGCGAACGAACTCTCCGGCTCGATCCCAACGGCGATGGCGAACCTGAAGCTCAACTTCCTGAACCTCTCGTCCAACCAGCTCTCCGGCGAGATTCCGGCGGCGTTGCAGAGCCCGGCGAACGAGCAAAGCTTCCTCTCGAATCCCAGCCTTTGCGCTGCCAATTCCAAACTCAACGTCCCCGCCTGCCGAAGGGGCAGCTCGGGCGGGCTGTCCCGTGGCCTCCGCATCCTCTTCTTCGTCCTCGGCGGGCTCGTGTTCTTGATGGCCTTGGCGTTCTCCGTCTTCGTGTACAGAGACCACAAGAAGAGAAGCAACGGCAGCGATCCTGCCGTGTGGAACGTGACCTCCTTCCAGTCGGTGGATTTCACGGAATCCAACATCATGCGCGGCATCAAGGAGGAGAACCTGATCGGCAGCGGCGGGTCCGGCAACGTCTACAAGGTCGACCTAGGGAACCGCGCCGGGGAGACCGTGGCCGTCAAGAAGATCTGGAGCAGCAGGAAGCTTGACTCCAAGCTGGAGAAGCAGTTCCAGTCGGAGGTGAAGTTCCTGGGATCCATCAGGCACAAGAACATCATCAAGCTGCGGTGCTGCATCTCCAGCCCCGACGCGAAGCTactggtgtacgagtacatgggGAACGGGAGCTTGGATCGGTGGCTGCACGGGAAGCGGGCGGCGCCGCTGCATTGGTCGACCAGGCTGGAGATCGCCGTCGGGTCGGCCCGAGGGCTGTGCTACTTGCACCATGATTGCTCGCCGCCGATCATACATCGGGACGTGAAGTCCAGCAATATCCTGTTGGATATGGAGTTCAACGCCAAGATCGCCGACTTCGGTCTGGCACGGATGCTGGTCAAGCCCGGGCAGCTCGACACGGTGTCGGTAATAGCCGGCTCCTTCGGCTACATGGCTCCAG AGTGCGGGTATTCCAGGAGACTGAACGAGAAAGTGGATGTGTACAGCTTCGGGGTTGTTCTTCTGGAGCTGACCACAGGAAGACGGGCAAACAATGAGGGGGAGCAATGTAACCTGGCAGAGTGGGCCTGGAAGCAGATCCAAGAGGGAGCAAACCTGAGCGACGCGGTAGACCCGGCCATAAAAGACTCGCCGCAGATGGACGACATAACCAAGGTGTTCAAATTGGGGCTTCGCTGCACGGAGTCTTCGCCTTCACGGCGGCCGTCCATGAAGGACGTGCTGCAGGTTTTGATGAGGTGCAATCGGCCGCGCGGAGACGATTGCAAACCCTGCGCTGAGCGCGACGTGGCACCGCTTCTATCTTCGAAGACGAGTAGTCGACGAAAAGGATCACCCGATGATGGCGATGAGAACAGTTTGGCATGCAACGTCTGA